A single window of Alphaproteobacteria bacterium DNA harbors:
- a CDS encoding tetratricopeptide repeat protein: MSDQLFREVDEEVRQDRFQEIWKRYGIYLVIGVVVIVGGTIAFVLWRDAQQSARDADSARFLDAVVQESVQADAALRELRVLAQEGTPAYRFLAQLREARLLATQGDKAQALAVFDSIAADSDLRGTYRDLARLLAVANGLDVLSQNEVEARIGPLNTDGNPFQVTAREFLAVAAIQAGERERAAELLRANQADPSAPVASRARATELLTAIGL, from the coding sequence GTGTCGGATCAGCTGTTCCGCGAAGTAGATGAAGAAGTCCGCCAGGACCGTTTCCAGGAGATATGGAAGCGCTATGGCATCTATCTGGTGATTGGCGTCGTTGTGATCGTCGGCGGGACCATCGCCTTCGTCCTCTGGCGCGATGCCCAGCAGAGTGCCCGCGATGCGGATAGCGCGCGTTTTCTGGATGCCGTTGTGCAGGAAAGTGTGCAAGCAGACGCGGCGCTGCGCGAACTTCGCGTCCTGGCGCAGGAAGGCACGCCCGCCTATCGGTTCCTCGCACAGTTGCGCGAAGCGCGCCTGCTGGCGACCCAGGGTGACAAGGCCCAGGCGCTTGCTGTTTTCGATTCGATCGCCGCTGATTCCGACCTGCGCGGCACCTATCGTGATCTGGCGCGCCTTCTGGCCGTCGCGAACGGGTTGGACGTCTTGTCCCAGAATGAAGTCGAGGCGCGGATCGGGCCGCTGAATACGGACGGCAATCCCTTCCAGGTGACCGCGCGGGAATTCCTCGCCGTCGCCGCCATCCAGGCCGGCGAGCGAGAACGGGCAGCGGAACTGTTGCGCGCGAACCAGGCCGACCCCTCGGCACCGGTCGCATCGCGCGCGCGCGCCACAGAACTTCTCACGGCGATCGGTCTTTGA
- a CDS encoding CvpA family protein — protein sequence MDFGGFSIFDIAVLATIFLGALFGLVTGFVRGGLFVASWIGAGLITIFGLARVSPLAARYINPEWLADLVAGAALFIVALIVLHLLSHILSGWVRAGRLNALDRSLGLLAGLATAGIVISVAFLFLSDVFGDEPPPWVENARTRPAVERGALLVKELLPAKVIGETGDALKRAQQRANDIDAARDALDRLTRPPESSAPRPQEGYNERERDGLEDLIRRNQ from the coding sequence ATGGATTTCGGCGGCTTCAGCATTTTCGATATCGCGGTCCTCGCGACAATCTTCCTCGGCGCCCTGTTCGGGCTGGTCACGGGTTTCGTGCGGGGCGGCTTGTTCGTCGCATCCTGGATCGGCGCCGGCCTGATCACGATCTTCGGGCTCGCGCGCGTCTCGCCCCTTGCGGCACGGTACATCAATCCCGAATGGCTGGCCGACCTCGTCGCCGGCGCGGCCCTGTTCATCGTCGCGCTGATCGTGCTCCATCTGTTGAGCCACATCCTCAGCGGCTGGGTCCGCGCGGGCCGGCTCAACGCACTCGATCGTTCGCTCGGGCTGCTTGCCGGCCTTGCCACCGCGGGGATCGTCATTTCCGTCGCGTTTCTCTTCCTCAGCGATGTTTTCGGAGACGAGCCACCGCCCTGGGTAGAGAACGCCCGCACGCGGCCCGCCGTTGAACGTGGCGCGCTACTCGTCAAGGAACTGCTGCCCGCAAAGGTCATTGGCGAGACCGGCGACGCGCTCAAACGCGCGCAACAACGCGCCAACGACATCGACGCCGCGCGCGACGCGCTCGACCGTCTCACCCGGCCCCCCGAATCCTCTGCGCCGCGGCCGCAAGAAGGGTATAACGAGCGCGAGCGCGATGGCCTCGAAGATCTGATCCGGCGGAACCAGTGA
- a CDS encoding DUF2794 domain-containing protein, translated as MSSYQTLHKSSHKAGKVTFGRNELRILLNEYSRRVAAGEWRDYAMDFTRDRAVFSVFRHTAEHPLYAIEKSPGKGGRPPLYAVSRGPQRLKQSESLETVLDAIKSKPRLRTIG; from the coding sequence ATGAGTTCCTATCAGACCCTGCACAAATCCAGTCACAAGGCAGGCAAGGTTACGTTCGGCCGGAACGAACTCCGCATTCTTCTGAACGAGTACAGCCGGCGGGTCGCGGCCGGTGAATGGCGCGATTACGCGATGGATTTTACCCGCGACCGGGCGGTTTTCTCCGTTTTTCGGCACACTGCCGAGCACCCGCTCTATGCGATCGAAAAATCCCCCGGCAAGGGCGGCCGGCCCCCGCTCTATGCGGTTTCTCGTGGCCCCCAGCGCCTGAAACAAAGCGAGAGCCTGGAAACAGTCCTGGACGCAATCAAAAGCAAACCCCGGCTGCGGACCATCGGCTGA
- a CDS encoding SDR family NAD(P)-dependent oxidoreductase, which translates to MANETTGSGALAGRVALITGASRGVGAAVSKRFAAEGAHVILLARTVGGLEEVDDAIKAAGGQATLVPCDLTEFERIDTLGPALLERFDKLDILVGNAGALGEMTPLTHYEAKAWHGVFDVNVHANWRLIRTLDPLLRRSDAGRAIMVTSAAAAKPRAFWGAYAVTKAALETLVHVWASELTDTNVRVNLLNPGATRTGMRAAAFPGEDPETLKTPEDITGTFVELASPACTRHDELIDLA; encoded by the coding sequence ATGGCGAACGAAACAACAGGCTCGGGTGCCCTTGCCGGCCGCGTGGCCCTGATCACCGGCGCGTCCCGCGGGGTCGGCGCGGCGGTCTCGAAGCGTTTCGCCGCGGAGGGAGCCCATGTAATCCTGCTCGCCCGCACGGTCGGCGGTCTCGAGGAAGTTGACGATGCGATCAAGGCAGCAGGCGGTCAGGCCACGCTGGTGCCGTGCGACCTGACCGAGTTCGAGCGCATCGACACGCTGGGACCGGCGCTGCTGGAACGGTTCGATAAACTCGACATCCTGGTCGGCAACGCCGGCGCGCTGGGTGAAATGACGCCCCTCACCCACTATGAGGCCAAGGCGTGGCATGGCGTCTTCGACGTCAACGTCCATGCAAACTGGCGCCTGATCCGAACCCTGGACCCGTTGTTGCGCCGTTCGGACGCCGGGCGCGCGATCATGGTGACCAGCGCGGCCGCAGCCAAACCGCGCGCCTTCTGGGGCGCCTACGCGGTCACCAAGGCCGCCCTGGAAACGCTTGTGCATGTCTGGGCATCCGAACTGACGGACACGAACGTACGCGTCAATCTGCTCAACCCCGGTGCGACGCGCACCGGCATGCGCGCTGCGGCGTTCCCCGGCGAGGACCCGGAAACTCTCAAGACTCCCGAGGACATTACCGGGACATTCGTGGAACTGGCGTCTCCGGCGTGCACGCGGCACGACGAGCTGATCGACCTCGCCTGA
- the purF gene encoding amidophosphoribosyltransferase, translating to MTNTLTTHPFQATADPDKFHEECGVFGVFGTEDAAAFAALGLHALQHRGQEAAGIVSYDGMRFHPHRAMGLVGDIFGDRDVIDRMPGDSAIGHNRYSTAGETVLRNVQPLYADYSFGGLALAHNGNLTNARQLRRELVQAGSLFQSTMDTEVIQHLIATSREARLLDRVIEALRAIDGAYSLVALSRRKLIGARDPLGVRPLVLGQIGDAWILASETCALDIIGADFVRDVEPGEIIVIDDDGLHSHKPNPPARKRFCIFEYIYFARPDSNVDGKNVYEARKAIGAEMARECPVEADLVIPVPDSGVPAAIGYAAEAGIPFELGLIRNHYVGRTFIEPTDEIRHLGVRLKHNANRGQLDGKRVILVDDSIVRGTTSQKIVEMVRNAGAAEVHVRISSPPTRSPCFYGIDTPQASELLAANKDVDGIRQLIGADSLAYVSMDGLYRAMGETGRDNEAPQYCDACFSGEYPIMLTDMNDTDNTSQMSLLAELA from the coding sequence GTGACCAACACACTCACCACCCACCCGTTCCAGGCAACCGCCGACCCGGACAAATTCCACGAAGAATGCGGAGTCTTCGGGGTCTTCGGCACCGAAGACGCGGCGGCATTTGCCGCGCTCGGCCTGCATGCCCTGCAGCATCGCGGGCAGGAAGCCGCCGGTATCGTGTCCTATGACGGCATGCGCTTTCATCCCCACCGGGCGATGGGCCTCGTCGGTGACATTTTCGGGGACCGGGACGTGATTGACCGGATGCCCGGCGATTCCGCGATCGGCCATAACCGATACTCCACCGCCGGCGAGACGGTCCTGCGTAACGTGCAGCCGCTGTATGCCGACTACAGCTTCGGCGGGCTGGCGCTGGCCCATAACGGCAACCTGACCAATGCCCGCCAGCTGCGGCGTGAACTCGTTCAGGCTGGCTCGCTTTTCCAGTCGACGATGGACACGGAGGTAATCCAGCACCTGATCGCGACCAGCCGGGAGGCGCGGCTTCTCGACCGGGTGATCGAGGCATTGCGAGCCATCGACGGTGCGTATTCACTCGTCGCGCTGTCGCGCCGCAAGCTGATCGGCGCCCGCGATCCGCTGGGCGTGCGACCGCTGGTACTGGGCCAGATCGGGGATGCCTGGATTCTGGCGTCAGAGACCTGCGCGCTGGATATCATCGGCGCGGACTTCGTGCGCGACGTGGAACCGGGCGAGATCATCGTCATCGACGATGACGGCCTGCACTCCCACAAGCCCAACCCGCCGGCGCGCAAACGCTTTTGCATCTTCGAGTACATCTATTTCGCCCGGCCGGATTCCAATGTCGACGGCAAGAATGTCTATGAGGCACGCAAGGCGATCGGCGCGGAGATGGCGCGCGAGTGTCCGGTCGAAGCCGATCTGGTGATCCCGGTGCCCGACAGCGGCGTGCCGGCGGCGATCGGCTATGCGGCCGAAGCCGGAATCCCGTTCGAACTCGGCCTGATCCGCAACCACTATGTCGGGCGTACCTTCATCGAACCGACAGATGAAATCCGCCATCTTGGCGTCCGCCTGAAGCACAATGCCAACCGCGGCCAACTCGACGGCAAACGCGTGATCCTCGTCGACGACAGCATCGTCCGGGGCACGACCTCCCAGAAGATCGTCGAGATGGTCCGCAACGCGGGTGCCGCAGAGGTGCATGTCCGGATTTCGAGCCCGCCCACGCGAAGCCCCTGCTTCTACGGCATCGACACCCCGCAGGCGTCCGAACTCCTGGCCGCGAACAAGGACGTGGACGGTATTCGCCAACTGATCGGCGCCGATAGCCTGGCCTATGTATCGATGGACGGGCTCTACCGGGCCATGGGCGAAACAGGGCGCGACAACGAAGCCCCACAATATTGCGATGCCTGTTTCAGCGGCGAGTACCCGATCATGCTCACCGACATGAACGACACCGACAACACGTCGCAGATGTCGCTCCTCGCCGAGTTGGCCTAG
- the nagA gene encoding N-acetylglucosamine-6-phosphate deacetylase codes for MSESQRAGHILTPDGWVDGQIAFDSHIVAIEEGEIPADAPYVIPGFVDLHVPGGGGADVMQGEEAVRTAAQLHARHGTTSFLPATITAPEDELVAALAGIGKVQTARQPGEARVLGAHMEGPYINAVRLGAQPPFARDPDPAFLEVVMGEGVVKLVTLAPEITGGLDMIRQLAEAGIVVQIGHSDADYETVCAALDAGVRGFTHLFNAMSPLHHRAPGVAGAALAHGEYAALIPDGIHVVPGALKVALRSIPRLFVVTDATAAAGMPDGEYPLGSHTVTKRDGSVFLADETLAGSALTMDRAFANLLGLGLSLDEASHRTSAYPADFLGRMDRGRLQPGAWADLVLLDPAYKLVEVVIEGEAIG; via the coding sequence ATGAGCGAATCACAACGTGCAGGACACATCCTCACCCCCGACGGTTGGGTCGATGGCCAGATCGCGTTCGACAGCCATATCGTGGCCATCGAAGAAGGTGAAATTCCCGCAGACGCGCCATACGTCATTCCCGGTTTCGTCGACCTCCATGTGCCGGGTGGCGGCGGCGCCGATGTGATGCAGGGTGAAGAGGCTGTGCGGACAGCCGCGCAGTTACATGCCCGGCACGGCACCACGTCGTTCCTGCCGGCGACCATTACTGCCCCCGAAGACGAACTCGTCGCGGCTCTGGCGGGTATTGGCAAAGTGCAGACAGCGCGCCAGCCGGGCGAAGCTCGGGTTCTCGGTGCCCATATGGAAGGCCCCTATATCAACGCCGTCCGCCTCGGCGCTCAGCCGCCCTTTGCCCGCGATCCCGATCCGGCGTTCCTGGAGGTCGTGATGGGGGAAGGCGTCGTGAAGCTCGTTACGCTGGCGCCCGAGATTACCGGTGGCCTGGACATGATCCGCCAGCTGGCCGAAGCGGGGATCGTGGTCCAGATCGGCCATTCGGATGCTGACTATGAAACGGTTTGCGCAGCGCTGGACGCCGGGGTAAGGGGATTCACCCACCTGTTCAACGCCATGTCGCCGCTGCATCATCGCGCACCGGGGGTTGCCGGGGCGGCGCTGGCGCATGGCGAATACGCCGCACTTATTCCCGACGGCATTCATGTCGTGCCGGGGGCCTTGAAGGTCGCCCTGCGGTCGATCCCGAGGCTGTTCGTGGTCACTGATGCGACAGCGGCGGCAGGAATGCCCGACGGCGAGTATCCGTTGGGCAGTCACACCGTGACAAAGCGTGACGGCAGCGTGTTTCTGGCCGACGAGACGCTGGCCGGCAGCGCCCTGACGATGGACCGGGCATTTGCGAATTTGCTGGGTTTGGGGTTGTCGCTGGATGAAGCGAGCCACCGCACATCCGCCTATCCGGCTGATTTCCTCGGCCGGATGGATCGCGGGCGCCTTCAGCCGGGTGCCTGGGCCGATCTTGTATTACTGGACCCCGCCTACAAGCTGGTCGAAGTGGTCATCGAGGGTGAGGCGATCGGCTGA
- a CDS encoding DUF1343 domain-containing protein, whose product MTGTDSRAENGKRALSGLDRLIADEQMTRRLAMQKVGLLTNHACTTADQIPATLALMRAIGGHGGDSPRLFTPEHGMRLSEGAGEAVSNSTDPLTGLPVHSLYEGAEDNADAVLEGLDALVIDLRDVGVRCYTYAATAARFASTALERHIEVIVCDRANPLGPTIEGPRPEAECRSLLAYFDVPFVHGRTIGELIALSVAPMITQAPFAVYPADVSLQPPLGWIPPSPALSHPDAVAAYAGLVLLEATNVSEGRGTSVSFRSVSAPGLDAEALAHAVNEWSTGFGAAPGEIFFTRPPASGQPVPGVAIWPRRVPRHEPLALGVYLLAWLLEKHEDFAWLPAGGSTSDMAIDVLFGRADLRTQLETGRSADAILQDWR is encoded by the coding sequence ATGACCGGGACGGACAGCCGCGCTGAAAATGGAAAACGCGCGCTGTCAGGTCTCGACCGTCTGATTGCCGATGAACAAATGACCCGGCGTCTTGCGATGCAAAAGGTTGGCCTGCTGACGAATCACGCCTGCACCACGGCAGATCAGATTCCGGCAACGCTGGCGCTAATGCGGGCCATAGGCGGCCATGGTGGCGACAGCCCGCGTTTGTTTACACCGGAGCATGGCATGCGGCTGTCTGAGGGCGCCGGCGAAGCCGTGTCGAACAGCACGGATCCGCTAACGGGACTCCCGGTTCACAGTTTGTACGAGGGCGCGGAGGACAATGCGGACGCTGTTCTGGAAGGGCTGGATGCATTGGTTATCGACCTGCGTGACGTCGGTGTGCGTTGCTACACCTACGCCGCGACGGCGGCCCGGTTTGCCAGCACGGCACTGGAGCGTCACATCGAGGTTATCGTCTGCGATCGCGCCAACCCTCTCGGCCCCACGATTGAGGGCCCCCGCCCCGAGGCCGAGTGCAGGTCCCTGCTCGCCTATTTCGATGTGCCTTTCGTCCACGGTCGCACCATAGGTGAACTCATCGCGCTCTCCGTCGCACCGATGATCACCCAGGCGCCGTTTGCGGTCTATCCCGCCGACGTATCGCTGCAGCCGCCGCTCGGCTGGATTCCGCCGTCGCCGGCCCTGTCTCACCCCGACGCGGTGGCGGCCTATGCCGGACTGGTGCTGCTCGAAGCCACGAATGTGAGCGAGGGCCGGGGCACTTCGGTCTCATTTCGCTCGGTTTCCGCACCGGGTCTCGACGCCGAAGCCCTCGCCCACGCGGTCAATGAATGGTCGACGGGCTTCGGCGCTGCACCCGGCGAGATATTCTTCACCCGCCCGCCCGCATCGGGACAGCCGGTTCCCGGGGTCGCGATTTGGCCAAGGCGTGTGCCCCGCCACGAGCCGCTCGCGCTCGGCGTATATCTGCTCGCGTGGCTTTTGGAAAAACACGAAGACTTCGCGTGGTTGCCGGCTGGCGGTTCAACCTCCGACATGGCGATCGATGTGCTGTTCGGACGCGCCGATCTTCGAACACAGCTCGAAACGGGTCGGTCCGCCGACGCCATCCTGCAGGACTGGCGATAG
- the der gene encoding ribosome biogenesis GTPase Der: MQPTVVIVGRPNVGKSTLFNRLVGRREALVDDRPGVTRDRREGQGSLGDLEFRIVDTAGLEEAFDDSLPARMRRQTEQALAEADVVFMVFDARAGITPLDEQFSSWLRSRDANVFLVANKCEGRAGESGVLESYALGLGDPIAISAEHGEGIHLLFDPIAAAAGPAESDSRDEPDADPDADTSVLRLAIVGRPNVGKSTLINTVLGQDRLLTGPEAGITRDAISVEWMFEGQRIALVDTAGMRRKARIDEKLEKLSVGNSLHAIQYAHVVALVLDSEQMLERQDLAIARHVIEEGRAFVIVVNKWDLITDHKAALDLLHDRMQVSLPQGAGTPIVTLSATTGRGLDKLMPAVLGAYKDWNLRITTSELNAWLNDSIERHPPPLAANKRPIRLRYATQPKARPPTVVLFGNRPEDLPTSYIRYLENSFRDRFKLAGTPIRVLTRKGDNPYHDKK, encoded by the coding sequence ATGCAACCGACCGTGGTCATTGTCGGACGTCCCAACGTCGGCAAATCGACGCTGTTCAACCGTTTGGTGGGCCGGCGCGAGGCGCTGGTCGACGACAGGCCGGGGGTCACGCGCGACCGCCGCGAAGGGCAGGGTTCGCTCGGTGATCTCGAGTTCCGGATCGTCGACACGGCGGGTCTGGAGGAGGCATTCGACGACAGCCTGCCGGCACGCATGCGCCGCCAGACCGAGCAGGCGCTCGCCGAGGCCGATGTTGTTTTCATGGTGTTCGATGCGCGCGCGGGGATCACCCCGCTCGATGAGCAATTCTCCTCATGGCTCCGCAGCCGGGATGCAAATGTCTTTCTCGTCGCCAACAAATGTGAGGGCCGCGCCGGCGAGAGCGGAGTCCTGGAATCCTATGCGCTGGGTCTGGGCGATCCGATCGCGATCTCCGCGGAGCATGGCGAGGGCATTCATCTTCTGTTTGATCCGATCGCCGCGGCCGCAGGACCGGCCGAGAGCGACAGCCGGGATGAACCCGATGCGGATCCGGATGCCGATACATCCGTGCTTCGCCTGGCGATCGTCGGGCGGCCGAATGTCGGCAAGTCGACCCTGATCAATACGGTGCTCGGCCAGGACCGGCTCCTGACCGGCCCCGAAGCCGGGATCACACGGGATGCGATATCGGTCGAATGGATGTTCGAGGGCCAGCGCATCGCGCTGGTGGATACGGCGGGTATGCGCCGCAAGGCCCGGATCGACGAGAAGCTGGAGAAACTGTCTGTCGGAAACTCACTCCACGCCATCCAGTATGCGCATGTGGTGGCGCTCGTGCTCGACAGCGAACAGATGCTCGAGCGCCAGGACCTGGCCATCGCCCGTCATGTGATCGAGGAAGGCCGCGCCTTCGTGATTGTGGTCAACAAGTGGGACCTGATCACCGATCACAAGGCCGCACTGGATTTGTTGCATGACCGGATGCAGGTGTCGCTGCCACAGGGTGCCGGAACGCCGATCGTGACCCTGTCGGCGACGACCGGGCGCGGTCTCGACAAGCTGATGCCGGCGGTACTGGGGGCCTACAAGGACTGGAACCTGCGCATCACGACGTCGGAACTGAATGCCTGGCTGAATGATTCGATCGAGCGTCATCCGCCGCCGCTGGCGGCAAACAAGCGTCCCATCCGCCTGCGCTACGCGACCCAGCCGAAGGCCCGGCCGCCGACCGTCGTGCTTTTCGGAAACCGGCCGGAAGACCTGCCGACCAGCTACATTCGCTATCTCGAGAACAGTTTTCGGGACAGGTTCAAGCTTGCCGGCACGCCGATCCGCGTGCTGACCCGCAAGGGTGATAACCCCTATCACGACAAGAAATAG
- a CDS encoding N-acetylmuramic acid 6-phosphate etherase → MRKTEEFAEAFSDLETRTDEDIAAAILDAQSSGLAAIRQSVSDLTAAARAAAKRLRENPTGRLIYGGAGTSARLGVQDGVELVPTFGWPHARLAYLVAGGPEALTRTAEGAEDDSRQAQLDSDAIDVDAADVCVILSASGVTPYALAACAAARAAGAVTIGIANNAGSPLLDAAAYPILLETGPEPIGGSTRMTAGTAQKVTLNLLSTLIMIRLGRVYRGMMVDVIASSDKLRARAARIVMEAAGVGEDAARAALATSENAVKPAVLIARGMSLGEAEALLDVHGGDLRLALAANTGADTA, encoded by the coding sequence ATGCGTAAAACCGAAGAATTCGCAGAAGCATTCAGCGACCTGGAAACGCGCACCGACGAGGACATCGCCGCCGCGATCCTCGACGCCCAGTCGAGCGGGCTGGCTGCAATCCGGCAATCGGTCTCCGATTTGACGGCAGCGGCACGCGCGGCGGCCAAGCGTTTGCGTGAAAACCCGACGGGGCGACTCATCTATGGCGGCGCCGGTACATCGGCGCGCCTCGGCGTTCAGGACGGGGTCGAACTCGTACCCACGTTCGGCTGGCCCCATGCCCGGCTTGCCTATCTCGTCGCGGGCGGGCCCGAGGCCCTCACCCGGACCGCCGAAGGCGCGGAGGACGATTCCCGCCAGGCACAGCTGGATTCGGACGCCATCGACGTCGACGCGGCAGATGTTTGCGTCATCCTGTCTGCCAGCGGTGTCACACCTTACGCGTTGGCGGCTTGTGCGGCGGCGCGTGCAGCCGGGGCGGTGACCATCGGCATCGCCAACAATGCCGGCTCGCCTTTGCTGGATGCGGCGGCGTATCCGATTTTGCTGGAAACCGGGCCGGAACCGATCGGTGGCTCGACCCGCATGACCGCCGGCACCGCGCAGAAAGTCACGCTCAACCTGCTCTCCACCCTGATCATGATCCGTCTCGGGAGGGTCTATCGCGGCATGATGGTCGACGTGATCGCGTCGAGCGACAAGCTGCGTGCCCGGGCCGCGCGAATCGTCATGGAGGCGGCAGGTGTCGGGGAAGACGCTGCACGCGCCGCGCTGGCGACAAGCGAGAATGCGGTCAAACCCGCCGTGCTGATCGCCCGGGGGATGTCCCTCGGCGAGGCCGAGGCGTTGCTCGATGTCCATGGCGGCGATCTGCGTCTGGCCCTGGCGGCAAACACCGGCGCGGACACGGCCTGA
- a CDS encoding BadF/BadG/BcrA/BcrD ATPase family protein, protein MNERLYCCVDGGASNTRVALYDDSGHRLGLTVTGPTSLTIRGTAAWDEILVALENLSRAVALEGDYLSHTHFGIGLAGANNKSQRQKFVDAAPLAGALRVSTDAYIAALGAHGGAPGAVIIIGTGSVGYRIEAAGRCRLVGGWGFPIGDEGSGAWIGRRAVAQVAQIVDTRFRKRVTEMHHAVMAQTGQSRDGLLDWLLAAPPARFAELAPLVVEHAGWGDTAALEIVSEAGREIDALAEALDSGRRIPLALVGGLAEPLDAFLPDRLRSWVRTPQKDPVSGALMLAQGRAPDETIMWQNR, encoded by the coding sequence ATGAACGAACGTTTGTATTGTTGCGTTGACGGTGGTGCCAGCAACACGCGGGTCGCCCTTTATGACGATTCGGGCCACAGGCTCGGCCTGACCGTGACGGGCCCGACGAGCCTGACCATTCGCGGCACCGCGGCCTGGGATGAGATCCTTGTCGCGCTGGAGAACCTTTCGCGCGCGGTTGCCCTTGAGGGAGACTATCTCTCCCATACCCATTTCGGTATTGGGCTTGCCGGCGCGAACAATAAATCCCAGCGGCAGAAATTCGTGGACGCCGCGCCCCTGGCGGGGGCATTGCGGGTCTCGACGGATGCCTACATCGCCGCGCTCGGCGCGCATGGTGGTGCTCCAGGGGCCGTGATCATCATCGGTACCGGCAGCGTCGGCTATCGGATCGAAGCGGCCGGGCGTTGCCGGCTCGTGGGCGGCTGGGGATTCCCCATCGGCGATGAGGGCAGTGGCGCGTGGATTGGACGGCGCGCGGTCGCCCAGGTTGCGCAGATCGTCGACACAAGGTTTCGCAAGCGGGTTACCGAAATGCATCACGCGGTGATGGCGCAGACCGGTCAGTCGCGCGACGGGCTGCTGGACTGGCTGCTCGCCGCGCCACCCGCCCGGTTCGCCGAACTGGCGCCGTTGGTGGTGGAGCATGCAGGATGGGGGGATACCGCCGCGCTCGAGATCGTCAGCGAAGCCGGTCGCGAAATCGATGCCCTGGCGGAAGCTCTGGATTCCGGGCGCAGAATCCCGCTGGCGCTGGTCGGCGGGCTGGCGGAGCCTTTGGATGCCTTCCTGCCCGATCGCTTGCGAAGCTGGGTACGTACGCCACAGAAAGACCCCGTCAGTGGCGCATTGATGCTGGCGCAGGGGCGTGCACCGGATGAAACAATCATGTGGCAAAACCGATGA
- a CDS encoding PQQ-binding-like beta-propeller repeat protein: MFASMFVPVRKVWLLPVMLFTLAACDTFDFLGASDDVPLPGERIAVLQAQDRISASSQVADLAIRLPRPQINEDWPQQGGFANHAMHHLALSGNPVEVWSYSIGSGGDDDAPILSGPVVANGLVYSMDSDAVVTARRADNGETVWAADIEPEDEDDGNWGGGVVYDLGRIYAGTGFAQVVALDAATGRVLWRTSVSGPMRSAPTAFGGKVYAVTKDNQIFAIDADLGVVDWTHTGIEEGAGLIGSASAAVDGDIVVVPYSSGEIFALRAENGRQLWSDNLAAIRRVDAVSALADIRGRPVVDRGRVYAISHSGRMVAIDLASGRRVWEAEVGGVNQPWIAGNFLFVVSTEGDVVALVAENGLVRWVTPLGRYEDPEDREGLINWSGPVLASDRLIVTGSHGVAVALSPYTGEIIGEIDMPGDVSLPPILANETLYFQTDGARLIAYR; this comes from the coding sequence ATGTTCGCGAGCATGTTCGTACCCGTGCGTAAAGTATGGCTTCTGCCGGTAATGCTGTTCACGCTTGCCGCCTGCGATACGTTCGATTTCCTCGGTGCGAGCGACGATGTGCCATTGCCCGGCGAGCGGATCGCGGTTTTGCAGGCGCAGGATCGGATTTCCGCGTCATCCCAGGTCGCCGACCTGGCCATCCGACTGCCGCGGCCCCAGATCAATGAAGACTGGCCCCAGCAGGGCGGTTTCGCCAACCACGCGATGCATCATCTTGCACTCTCCGGCAATCCGGTTGAGGTCTGGTCGTACAGCATTGGTTCGGGCGGCGATGATGATGCCCCGATCCTGTCCGGTCCGGTCGTCGCCAATGGGCTGGTGTATTCGATGGATTCCGACGCGGTCGTGACCGCGCGACGGGCGGACAACGGGGAGACCGTCTGGGCAGCGGACATCGAACCCGAAGATGAAGATGACGGAAACTGGGGCGGCGGTGTCGTCTATGATCTTGGCCGGATTTATGCCGGCACCGGTTTCGCACAGGTCGTCGCGCTCGACGCCGCGACGGGACGCGTACTCTGGCGGACGTCGGTATCGGGACCGATGCGCTCGGCCCCAACGGCCTTCGGCGGCAAGGTCTATGCGGTCACGAAGGACAACCAGATCTTTGCCATTGATGCCGATCTGGGGGTCGTCGATTGGACCCATACGGGCATCGAAGAGGGGGCCGGACTGATTGGTTCGGCGAGCGCCGCGGTGGACGGCGATATTGTCGTGGTCCCTTATTCGTCGGGTGAGATATTCGCACTCCGCGCCGAAAACGGGCGCCAGCTCTGGAGTGACAATCTGGCGGCGATCCGGCGCGTGGACGCCGTGTCGGCCCTGGCGGATATCCGCGGGCGCCCCGTTGTCGATCGTGGCCGGGTCTATGCCATAAGCCATTCGGGACGGATGGTCGCGATCGACCTGGCCAGCGGACGACGTGTCTGGGAAGCCGAAGTGGGCGGGGTGAACCAGCCCTGGATCGCGGGCAATTTCCTGTTCGTCGTCAGTACCGAAGGTGATGTCGTGGCGCTGGTCGCCGAGAACGGGCTGGTCCGCTGGGTGACCCCGCTGGGCCGGTATGAAGACCCCGAAGACCGTGAGGGCCTGATCAACTGGTCGGGTCCGGTGCTTGCCAGTGACCGGCTGATCGTGACGGGCAGCCATGGCGTCGCGGTCGCACTGTCGCCCTATACCGGTGAAATCATCGGTGAGATCGACATGCCCGGCGACGTATCGCTGCCCCCCATCCTGGCGAACGAGACCCTGTATTTCCAGACCGATGGCGCGCGCCTGATCGCGTACCGTTAG